A DNA window from Hemiscyllium ocellatum isolate sHemOce1 chromosome 48, sHemOce1.pat.X.cur, whole genome shotgun sequence contains the following coding sequences:
- the LOC132836882 gene encoding uncharacterized protein LOC132836882 isoform X2, with protein MDAKTQENLSSDSHRGHRQATRNASGKRKLRHDPLREITMSIVENQYQSTRQQFCARPLQANNVLCSPLSLQEKEKLKVGDLTKCHPRNGQLAIASEGSHATCPSASDYSTKKSLELDLQSEDLIQSDGLPRRPVGPETPETFLTERKRFSRRTSSVGARGSPETNSLICYIAKRRMQLQESHKGVILKSKMTGFVDVFQNSEHDERSMSTPDPSDVQQNGPTCSAQCDFLSLSGSKPPPKKKVTFGEELSPEVFDKRLLSNTPLRAGETFMFQKILLSEGPLSAQKQVSLVQFGVGEQMNLVSKMADNSSPAVHEKCNNASLKLVPKLTDYMENGTAEAKLGNEESDCSAPNSLELSSPMSERNVNLQKKPMRNDGYPCDVLEMNVEEVKEVVVDHSSRHNSKENQVGDNNVICLNVLSGKKTDSVNESKLSRVMDESKCSRTISDLGSCGIKAASPVQPDVQQVTCILDEKYENGDLQTTDVSIQESTNELEQNWSCGEGACLGIQNVTTDAVCLNMFSVPSLCSSVEVSPKFKEEVQLEYLSEKPKVEEPRRSTRVKNKINTTSKNSTMVTKGKYRKKVKKELYGKREYASKKPLLSPITEDSNMWPEPEDFPDCDGKADWKASRMSILLPLEGSLLEEESRQSTFNSEKPADGHAALHAVSRGEQVRKLKRLCKSSLHNFEEDSSVWKSVESDSEQRTTLVNNVSDHQCALEKVKNNLSSGTDESPVLSHTTFDELEALESSGDKNLDNEPTWMTETFSNKITRKHLSEEFPMVKNNQKGTDGVQILLEKQHPKDIELKQYFKEAVDTAGYKINRSCLESESNVVQESDQQLNAKSAKMEDLTPTSNFAVTQESLVTATVPSVAIHLPLATQEIFQSRTCRRKSKIFGAAELASKKQVDKPFVDYFGGHEALDANDKNGHEAVNVTQTESLVNSMMGKGIVPKYKGNIEVGEAEVKTNFGALFDTSGLLCSSEQMNINVFETADQLEVGIKYLGSSRENSIFKKKVRRSARLSGVINVAGLSWVEVSSTEPVQEKMTTNMLPRRSCRLTKPWENISSAEELASKTESQARIRTLRRRSLSCLRSTAVDGLEESPKKSMIELS; from the exons GAGAATCTTTCATCGGACAGTCATCGAGGCCACAGACAAGCAACGAGGAATGCATCTG GCAAAAGGAAATTGAGGCATGATCCTTTGCGTGAAATAACAATGTCAATAGTTGAAAATCAATATCAAAGCACCAGGCAGCAGTTTTGTGCAAGACCGTTACAAGCCAATAATGTACTGTGTTCACCATTAAGTTTACAAGAAAAAGAAAAGTTAAAAGTTGGTGATTTAACAAAGTGTCATCCCCGAAATGGGCAACTAGCAATTGCTTCTGAAGGATCACATGCAACCTGTCCAAGTGCCTCGGATTATTCGACCAAAAAGTCATTAGAATTAGACCTCCAGTCCGAAGACTTAATTCAATCTGATGGTTTACCCAGGAGACCTGTTGGTCCAGAAACTCCAG AAACGTTTTTAACAGAGAGAAAGCGATTTTCTCGGCGCACATCTTCTGTTGGAGCCAGAGGATCTCCAGAGACCAATAGTCTTATCTGCTACATTGCCAAACGGAGAATGCAGTTACAG GAATCCCATAAAGGTGTGATTCTGAAGAGCAAGATGACTGGATTTGTGGACGTGTTTCAAAATTCAGAACATGATGAGAGGAGTATGtccaccccagatccctctgATGTACAGCAAAATG GTCCAACTTGTTCAGCACAATGTGATTTCCTCTCCTTGAGTGGAAGTAAACCACCACCGAAGAAAAAGGTGACTTTTGGAGAAGAACTGAGTCCCGAAGTGTTTGACAAAAGGCTCCTATCCAACACTCCTTTGCGTGCAGGAGAAACGTTCATGTTTCAGAAGATCTTGTTAAGTGAAGGTCCTCTTTCTGCTCAGAAGCAAGTGTCATTGGTCCAGTTCGGTGTGGGAGAGCAAATG AACCTGGTCAGTAAGATGGCTGACAATAGCAGCCCTGCTGTTCACGAAAAATGCAACAACGCATCACTGAAACTGGTGCCAAAATTAACAG ATTACATGGAAAATGGAACTGCTGAAGCTAAGCTTGGTAATGAAGAGAGCGATTGTTCAGCACCCAACAGCCTTGAACTGTCGTCTCCGATGTCAGAACGCAATGTAAATCTTCAAAAGAAGCCCATGAGAAATGATGGATACCCTTGTGATGTTTTGGAAATGAATGTTGAAGAAGTGAAAGAAGTTGTAGTGGATCATTCATCGAGGCACAATAGCAAAGAGAATCAAGTTGGGGATAACAATGTCATTTGCCTAAATGTGCTtagtggaaagaaaacagattcTGTGAATGAGTCAAAATTGTCAAGGGTAATGGATGAGTCCAAGTGTTCTCGTACAATTAGTGACTTGGGGTCTTGTGGAATTAAAGCAGCATCCCCTGTTCAGCCTGATGTGCAACAAGTGACTTGTATACTTGATGAAAAGTACGAAAATGGTGATCTTCAGACCACCGATGTGTCCATTCAGGAATCTACCAATGAACTTGAGCAAAACTGGTCTTGTGGTGAAGGTGCGTGCCTGGGGATTCAGAATGTCACTACTGATGCAGTGTGTCTTAATATGTTTTCAGTGCCATCTCTCTGCTCAAGTGTGGAGGTAAGCCCAAAATTTAAGGAAGAGGTCCAACTTGAATATCTGTCAGAAAAGCCCAAAGTTGAGGAACCCCGCAGATCTACTCGGGTGAAGAACAAGATTAACACTACTTCAAAGAACTCCACGATG GTAACAAAAGGCAAATATAGAAAGAAAGTCAAAAAAGAACTTTATGGAAAACGGGAATATGCTTCCAAGAAACCATTACTAAGCCCAATCACAGAGGACTCTAATATGTGGCCTGAACCAGAAGATTTTCCTGATTGTGATGGAAAGGCAGACTGGAAAGCTTCAAGGATGAGCATTCTTCTCCCTCTTGAGG GTAGTCTTCTTGAAGAAGAAAGTAGACAAAGCACATTCAACTCTGAAAAGCCAGCTGATGGACATGCTGCTTTGCATGCAGTGTCCAGAGGGGAACAAGTACGAAAACTCAAAAGATTGTGCAAGAGCAGTCTGCACAACTTTGAGGAAGACTCAAGTGTTTGGAAATCTGTTGAAAGTGACAGTGAGCAAAGAACCACTTTGGTTAACAATGTGAGTGATCACCAGTGTGCACTTGAGAAAGTGAAGAACAATTTAAGCAGTGGTACTGATGAATCGCCTGTATTGTCACATACAACATTTGATGagttggaagctttggaaagttcaGGTGACAAGAATCTTGACAATGAGCCTACTTGGATGACTGAGACATTTTCAAACAAGATTACAAGGAAGCATCTTTCAGAAGAGTTCCCTATGGTGAAAAATAATCAGAAAGGAACAGATGGAGTGCAGATCCTTCTTGAGAAACAACATCCCAAGGACATTGAACTCAAACAATATTTCAAGGAGGCGGTTGACACAGCTGGTTACAAAATCAATCGTTCTTGCTTGGAATCTGAATCAAATGTTGTTCAAGAAAGTGACCAGCAACTGAACGCAAAGTCAGCAAAAATGGAGGACTTGACTCCTACCAGTAATTTCGCTGTAACTCAAGAATCCCTTGTAACAGCAACTGTGCCATCTGTTGCAATTCATTTACCTCTAGCCACTCAGGAGATATTTCAAAGCAGAACATGCCGCAGAAAGAGCAAAATATTTGGAGCAGCAGAATTGGCATCCAAAAAGCAGGTAGACAAGCCATTTGTAGACTATTTTGGAGGACATGAGGCATTAGATGCAAATGATAAAAATGGTCATGAAGCTGTGAATgtaacacaaacagaaagccttGTAAACAGCATGATGGGCAAAGGAATTGTTCCCAAGTATAAAGGTAACATTGAGGTTGGTGAGGCCGAAGTAAAAACCAACTTTGGAGCTCTGTTTGATACCTCAGGCCTCTTATGTTCATCGGAACAGATGAATATAAATGTATTTGAAACTGCTGACCAGTTGGAAGTGGGAATCAAATATTTAGGTTCTTCAAGAGAAAACTCAATCTTTAAAAAGAAGGTGAGGCGTAGTGCCCGGCTGTCCGGTGTGATAAATGTGGCAGGACTGAGCTGGGTTGAGGTATCTAGCACTGAACCGGTACAGGAAAAGATGACGACCAATATGCTTCCCAGAAGATCTTGCAGGCTCACCAAACCATGGGAAAACATTTCCAGTGCAGAAGAATTGGCGAGTAAAACTGAATCCCAAGCAAGAATTAGAACTCTCAGGCGACGGTCACTTTCGTGTCTGCGAAGTACGGCTGTTGATGGTTTGGAAGAATCTCCGAAGAAAAGCATGATAGAACTAAGTTGA
- the LOC132836882 gene encoding uncharacterized protein LOC132836882 isoform X1, whose protein sequence is MDAKTQENLSSDSHRGHRQATRNASGKRKLRHDPLREITMSIVENQYQSTRQQFCARPLQANNVLCSPLSLQEKEKLKVGDLTKCHPRNGQLAIASEGSHATCPSASDYSTKKSLELDLQSEDLIQSDGLPRRPVGPETPETFLTERKRFSRRTSSVGARGSPETNSLICYIAKRRMQLQESHKGVILKSKMTGFVDVFQNSEHDERSMSTPDPSDVQQNDFCISGPTCSAQCDFLSLSGSKPPPKKKVTFGEELSPEVFDKRLLSNTPLRAGETFMFQKILLSEGPLSAQKQVSLVQFGVGEQMNLVSKMADNSSPAVHEKCNNASLKLVPKLTDYMENGTAEAKLGNEESDCSAPNSLELSSPMSERNVNLQKKPMRNDGYPCDVLEMNVEEVKEVVVDHSSRHNSKENQVGDNNVICLNVLSGKKTDSVNESKLSRVMDESKCSRTISDLGSCGIKAASPVQPDVQQVTCILDEKYENGDLQTTDVSIQESTNELEQNWSCGEGACLGIQNVTTDAVCLNMFSVPSLCSSVEVSPKFKEEVQLEYLSEKPKVEEPRRSTRVKNKINTTSKNSTMVTKGKYRKKVKKELYGKREYASKKPLLSPITEDSNMWPEPEDFPDCDGKADWKASRMSILLPLEGSLLEEESRQSTFNSEKPADGHAALHAVSRGEQVRKLKRLCKSSLHNFEEDSSVWKSVESDSEQRTTLVNNVSDHQCALEKVKNNLSSGTDESPVLSHTTFDELEALESSGDKNLDNEPTWMTETFSNKITRKHLSEEFPMVKNNQKGTDGVQILLEKQHPKDIELKQYFKEAVDTAGYKINRSCLESESNVVQESDQQLNAKSAKMEDLTPTSNFAVTQESLVTATVPSVAIHLPLATQEIFQSRTCRRKSKIFGAAELASKKQVDKPFVDYFGGHEALDANDKNGHEAVNVTQTESLVNSMMGKGIVPKYKGNIEVGEAEVKTNFGALFDTSGLLCSSEQMNINVFETADQLEVGIKYLGSSRENSIFKKKVRRSARLSGVINVAGLSWVEVSSTEPVQEKMTTNMLPRRSCRLTKPWENISSAEELASKTESQARIRTLRRRSLSCLRSTAVDGLEESPKKSMIELS, encoded by the exons GAGAATCTTTCATCGGACAGTCATCGAGGCCACAGACAAGCAACGAGGAATGCATCTG GCAAAAGGAAATTGAGGCATGATCCTTTGCGTGAAATAACAATGTCAATAGTTGAAAATCAATATCAAAGCACCAGGCAGCAGTTTTGTGCAAGACCGTTACAAGCCAATAATGTACTGTGTTCACCATTAAGTTTACAAGAAAAAGAAAAGTTAAAAGTTGGTGATTTAACAAAGTGTCATCCCCGAAATGGGCAACTAGCAATTGCTTCTGAAGGATCACATGCAACCTGTCCAAGTGCCTCGGATTATTCGACCAAAAAGTCATTAGAATTAGACCTCCAGTCCGAAGACTTAATTCAATCTGATGGTTTACCCAGGAGACCTGTTGGTCCAGAAACTCCAG AAACGTTTTTAACAGAGAGAAAGCGATTTTCTCGGCGCACATCTTCTGTTGGAGCCAGAGGATCTCCAGAGACCAATAGTCTTATCTGCTACATTGCCAAACGGAGAATGCAGTTACAG GAATCCCATAAAGGTGTGATTCTGAAGAGCAAGATGACTGGATTTGTGGACGTGTTTCAAAATTCAGAACATGATGAGAGGAGTATGtccaccccagatccctctgATGTACAGCAAAATG atttttgtaTTTCAGGTCCAACTTGTTCAGCACAATGTGATTTCCTCTCCTTGAGTGGAAGTAAACCACCACCGAAGAAAAAGGTGACTTTTGGAGAAGAACTGAGTCCCGAAGTGTTTGACAAAAGGCTCCTATCCAACACTCCTTTGCGTGCAGGAGAAACGTTCATGTTTCAGAAGATCTTGTTAAGTGAAGGTCCTCTTTCTGCTCAGAAGCAAGTGTCATTGGTCCAGTTCGGTGTGGGAGAGCAAATG AACCTGGTCAGTAAGATGGCTGACAATAGCAGCCCTGCTGTTCACGAAAAATGCAACAACGCATCACTGAAACTGGTGCCAAAATTAACAG ATTACATGGAAAATGGAACTGCTGAAGCTAAGCTTGGTAATGAAGAGAGCGATTGTTCAGCACCCAACAGCCTTGAACTGTCGTCTCCGATGTCAGAACGCAATGTAAATCTTCAAAAGAAGCCCATGAGAAATGATGGATACCCTTGTGATGTTTTGGAAATGAATGTTGAAGAAGTGAAAGAAGTTGTAGTGGATCATTCATCGAGGCACAATAGCAAAGAGAATCAAGTTGGGGATAACAATGTCATTTGCCTAAATGTGCTtagtggaaagaaaacagattcTGTGAATGAGTCAAAATTGTCAAGGGTAATGGATGAGTCCAAGTGTTCTCGTACAATTAGTGACTTGGGGTCTTGTGGAATTAAAGCAGCATCCCCTGTTCAGCCTGATGTGCAACAAGTGACTTGTATACTTGATGAAAAGTACGAAAATGGTGATCTTCAGACCACCGATGTGTCCATTCAGGAATCTACCAATGAACTTGAGCAAAACTGGTCTTGTGGTGAAGGTGCGTGCCTGGGGATTCAGAATGTCACTACTGATGCAGTGTGTCTTAATATGTTTTCAGTGCCATCTCTCTGCTCAAGTGTGGAGGTAAGCCCAAAATTTAAGGAAGAGGTCCAACTTGAATATCTGTCAGAAAAGCCCAAAGTTGAGGAACCCCGCAGATCTACTCGGGTGAAGAACAAGATTAACACTACTTCAAAGAACTCCACGATG GTAACAAAAGGCAAATATAGAAAGAAAGTCAAAAAAGAACTTTATGGAAAACGGGAATATGCTTCCAAGAAACCATTACTAAGCCCAATCACAGAGGACTCTAATATGTGGCCTGAACCAGAAGATTTTCCTGATTGTGATGGAAAGGCAGACTGGAAAGCTTCAAGGATGAGCATTCTTCTCCCTCTTGAGG GTAGTCTTCTTGAAGAAGAAAGTAGACAAAGCACATTCAACTCTGAAAAGCCAGCTGATGGACATGCTGCTTTGCATGCAGTGTCCAGAGGGGAACAAGTACGAAAACTCAAAAGATTGTGCAAGAGCAGTCTGCACAACTTTGAGGAAGACTCAAGTGTTTGGAAATCTGTTGAAAGTGACAGTGAGCAAAGAACCACTTTGGTTAACAATGTGAGTGATCACCAGTGTGCACTTGAGAAAGTGAAGAACAATTTAAGCAGTGGTACTGATGAATCGCCTGTATTGTCACATACAACATTTGATGagttggaagctttggaaagttcaGGTGACAAGAATCTTGACAATGAGCCTACTTGGATGACTGAGACATTTTCAAACAAGATTACAAGGAAGCATCTTTCAGAAGAGTTCCCTATGGTGAAAAATAATCAGAAAGGAACAGATGGAGTGCAGATCCTTCTTGAGAAACAACATCCCAAGGACATTGAACTCAAACAATATTTCAAGGAGGCGGTTGACACAGCTGGTTACAAAATCAATCGTTCTTGCTTGGAATCTGAATCAAATGTTGTTCAAGAAAGTGACCAGCAACTGAACGCAAAGTCAGCAAAAATGGAGGACTTGACTCCTACCAGTAATTTCGCTGTAACTCAAGAATCCCTTGTAACAGCAACTGTGCCATCTGTTGCAATTCATTTACCTCTAGCCACTCAGGAGATATTTCAAAGCAGAACATGCCGCAGAAAGAGCAAAATATTTGGAGCAGCAGAATTGGCATCCAAAAAGCAGGTAGACAAGCCATTTGTAGACTATTTTGGAGGACATGAGGCATTAGATGCAAATGATAAAAATGGTCATGAAGCTGTGAATgtaacacaaacagaaagccttGTAAACAGCATGATGGGCAAAGGAATTGTTCCCAAGTATAAAGGTAACATTGAGGTTGGTGAGGCCGAAGTAAAAACCAACTTTGGAGCTCTGTTTGATACCTCAGGCCTCTTATGTTCATCGGAACAGATGAATATAAATGTATTTGAAACTGCTGACCAGTTGGAAGTGGGAATCAAATATTTAGGTTCTTCAAGAGAAAACTCAATCTTTAAAAAGAAGGTGAGGCGTAGTGCCCGGCTGTCCGGTGTGATAAATGTGGCAGGACTGAGCTGGGTTGAGGTATCTAGCACTGAACCGGTACAGGAAAAGATGACGACCAATATGCTTCCCAGAAGATCTTGCAGGCTCACCAAACCATGGGAAAACATTTCCAGTGCAGAAGAATTGGCGAGTAAAACTGAATCCCAAGCAAGAATTAGAACTCTCAGGCGACGGTCACTTTCGTGTCTGCGAAGTACGGCTGTTGATGGTTTGGAAGAATCTCCGAAGAAAAGCATGATAGAACTAAGTTGA